In a single window of the Streptomyces sp. HUAS ZL42 genome:
- a CDS encoding MFS transporter: MSETAQQLRRPGTASSDKSTVSRVALASLIGTTVEYYDFAVYGTAAALVLGPAFFPSGNATLQTLAAFLTFTAAFLARPVGVVLFGTIGDRLGRKRALVVSLLLMGVATVGVGLLPTYESAGLLAPVLLVTLRLLQGVSLGGEWGGAVLLAAEHAPPGRRAMFASIPQVGPLLGFLLSSAVILPTLSIAGRDGFAAGAWRVPFLLSAVLIVMGLWVRTKVTESPVFSEAGRTASGASRFPLGTLIKEHPGRILLGIGAGIGGSSVYYLTIVYSLSYGPKALGIPQTTMLTAASVGAVAAAAVTVPAARLADRVGRRPVILTGAIGCVVWALPMFAALNTHNGLVIAGAFTVGLALFSLMFAPIAAFLPELFPARLRYTGASATFILANTLGGGFAPLVATWLNSHWASPLVLGLYAGGMCLVSLVCVLALPETRDGTFDA, encoded by the coding sequence ATGTCCGAAACCGCCCAACAGCTCAGACGCCCCGGCACAGCTTCGAGCGACAAGAGCACGGTGTCTCGGGTCGCCCTCGCGAGCCTGATCGGCACAACCGTCGAGTACTACGACTTCGCGGTGTACGGCACCGCCGCCGCACTCGTCCTCGGCCCGGCCTTCTTCCCGTCCGGCAACGCCACGCTCCAGACCCTCGCCGCGTTCCTCACCTTCACCGCCGCGTTCCTGGCCCGCCCCGTGGGCGTGGTGCTGTTCGGCACCATCGGTGACCGGCTCGGTCGCAAGCGTGCGCTGGTTGTCTCGCTCCTCCTGATGGGCGTGGCGACGGTGGGCGTCGGACTGCTTCCGACGTACGAGAGCGCCGGACTTCTCGCCCCCGTCCTGCTGGTGACGCTCCGCCTCCTGCAGGGCGTCAGCCTGGGCGGTGAGTGGGGCGGCGCGGTGCTGCTGGCCGCCGAACACGCACCCCCGGGGCGCCGGGCCATGTTCGCCTCGATCCCCCAGGTCGGCCCCTTGCTCGGCTTCCTGCTGTCCAGCGCCGTCATTCTGCCCACCCTCTCCATCGCCGGCCGCGACGGCTTCGCAGCCGGAGCATGGCGGGTGCCCTTCCTGCTGAGCGCCGTGCTGATCGTCATGGGCCTCTGGGTGCGTACGAAGGTCACCGAGTCACCGGTGTTCTCCGAAGCCGGACGTACCGCGAGTGGCGCGTCCCGATTCCCGCTCGGCACGCTGATCAAGGAACACCCCGGCCGGATCCTGCTGGGAATAGGCGCGGGGATCGGCGGCTCGTCGGTCTACTACCTGACGATCGTCTACAGCCTCTCGTACGGTCCGAAGGCCCTCGGCATCCCCCAGACCACGATGCTGACCGCCGCGAGCGTGGGAGCCGTCGCTGCCGCCGCCGTCACCGTCCCGGCGGCCCGGCTGGCCGACCGGGTGGGCAGACGGCCGGTGATTCTGACAGGCGCGATCGGATGCGTGGTGTGGGCACTGCCCATGTTCGCGGCGCTGAACACCCACAACGGGCTCGTCATAGCGGGGGCGTTCACGGTCGGCCTCGCCCTCTTCTCACTGATGTTCGCGCCGATCGCGGCCTTCCTGCCCGAGCTGTTCCCCGCCCGCCTGCGCTACACCGGCGCGTCCGCCACGTTCATCCTCGCCAACACGCTCGGCGGCGGCTTCGCTCCACTCGTGGCCACCTGGTTGAACAGCCACTGGGCGTCGCCGCTGGTGCTGGGGCTGTACGCGGGCGGGATGTGCCTGGTCAGCCTGGTCTGTGTCCTGGCTCTGCCGGAGACGCGGGACGGAACGTTCGACGCCTGA
- a CDS encoding helix-turn-helix domain-containing protein, translating to MSSGNTVVARNVRLLREQRGLSLAELARQAGLAKQTLSNLEQGTGNPTVDTLFSIAAALGVPVTRLVAEREQVMTVQRGDEGVWERHGGYESRALDHIYGSGVIENYVVRIGREHEGAGKASEPHPVGTLEHLYVISGRVRVGPADSPVELSAGDFVRYPGDRPHVYESLDGQSLVHIVVSVPRVQPGTSGTTVVRTHGGERH from the coding sequence GTGTCCTCAGGAAACACCGTGGTGGCGCGCAATGTGCGCCTTCTCAGAGAGCAGCGTGGTCTGTCCCTGGCCGAACTGGCCCGGCAGGCGGGGCTGGCGAAGCAGACCCTGTCGAACCTGGAGCAGGGAACGGGCAACCCCACGGTGGACACCCTGTTCTCCATCGCGGCGGCGCTCGGTGTGCCGGTCACCAGGCTGGTGGCGGAGCGCGAACAGGTGATGACCGTGCAGCGGGGCGACGAGGGCGTCTGGGAGCGGCACGGGGGCTACGAGTCCCGCGCCCTGGATCACATCTATGGATCCGGTGTCATCGAGAACTACGTGGTGCGCATCGGCCGGGAGCATGAGGGTGCGGGGAAGGCGTCCGAGCCGCACCCGGTGGGCACCCTGGAGCACCTGTACGTGATCAGTGGCCGGGTGCGCGTGGGACCGGCCGACAGTCCGGTGGAATTGTCGGCCGGCGACTTCGTGCGCTATCCGGGGGACCGCCCGCACGTGTACGAGTCGCTGGACGGCCAGAGCCTGGTGCACATCGTGGTCAGTGTGCCGCGGGTGCAGCCCGGGACCAGCGGTACGACCGTTGTGCGCACCCATGGCGGCGAGCGGCACTGA
- a CDS encoding IclR family transcriptional regulator codes for MPVPSPPPHSPAPAPGDEPDTAPEQQTAVDKALILLKSLAELDGEIGVSELARRTRMSKSTTFRLLGILQRNNLVDRVGSDYRLGAQLFDIGSRAYGPTPPLLQERLLPHLADLYELTHETVHLAVLHGTDIVYVNKLHGHRAARSPSRIGARLPAYCTGVGKALLAFDHDAAEAAVAAGLTARTEYTLADADRFRAELRRIRREGIAYDRQEAVIGLTCVAVPIMGAAGRPVAALSIAGADRRFDPARFAPALRRVAYEAGRAVTLARTRQTVPAGIGGPTAA; via the coding sequence ATGCCAGTCCCCTCGCCTCCTCCGCACTCCCCGGCGCCCGCCCCCGGCGACGAACCGGACACCGCACCGGAACAGCAGACCGCGGTCGACAAGGCGCTCATCCTTCTGAAGTCACTCGCCGAGCTGGACGGCGAGATCGGCGTCAGCGAGCTGGCCCGCCGCACCCGGATGAGCAAGTCGACGACCTTCCGGCTGCTGGGCATCCTCCAGCGCAACAACCTCGTCGACCGCGTCGGAAGCGACTACCGGCTGGGCGCACAGCTCTTCGACATCGGCAGCCGCGCCTACGGCCCCACTCCCCCGCTGCTCCAGGAGCGGTTGCTGCCGCACCTGGCGGACCTGTACGAACTGACCCACGAGACCGTGCACCTCGCCGTGCTGCACGGCACGGACATCGTCTATGTCAACAAGCTCCACGGTCATCGAGCGGCCCGCTCACCCTCCCGGATCGGCGCCCGTCTGCCCGCCTACTGCACGGGTGTCGGCAAGGCCCTCCTGGCGTTCGACCACGACGCCGCGGAGGCGGCCGTCGCGGCGGGGCTGACCGCCCGAACCGAGTACACCCTCGCCGACGCCGACCGCTTCCGGGCCGAGCTGCGACGCATCCGCCGGGAGGGCATCGCTTACGACCGCCAGGAAGCCGTCATCGGCCTCACCTGCGTCGCCGTGCCGATCATGGGAGCGGCCGGTCGCCCTGTGGCGGCCCTCTCCATCGCGGGGGCTGACCGACGCTTCGACCCCGCCCGATTCGCCCCGGCTCTGCGCCGCGTGGCGTACGAAGCGGGCCGGGCAGTCACCTTGGCCAGGACGCGGCAGACGGTACCGGCCGGGATCGGCGGCCCAACGGCGGCCTGA
- a CDS encoding aromatic ring-hydroxylating dioxygenase subunit alpha: MTSTPVRPADRLAGVREPSVEVGAYFDLDRGLVDRTIFSDSGLYRQELRRVFAPSWLFLAHESQFTKPGDFFTTYMGEDPVIVTLGRDRRLRAFLNACRHRGMRVCRADAGATKAFTCSYHGWSYDTSGKLVNVPNGEDYPAHFDQDRWGLIEVAQLDTYKGLVFATWNPDAPPLVEALGGMTWYMDAMLERDPEGTEVVGGVHKWVLEGNWKLAAEQFASDWYHVNISHASALMVMSPSGKGPKTEIVQTPGRQYTDPLGHGAGFPTHPKSRFDDRIVHGYYDYEALRERLGDARVEGPMTTGHATVFPNFSYLPVNGSIRVWHPKGPDRMEVWAWTIVDTSMPDEVKDAQRLYNLRTFGPTGIFEQDDGENWSECQATAHGFVAGSMTLNYQMGLGLQTEDGIHPGTTGRLYSDGAARGFYARWRDLMNTPAWHENVTDKDTP; the protein is encoded by the coding sequence ATGACATCCACACCCGTGCGCCCGGCGGACCGCCTGGCCGGCGTCCGTGAGCCGTCCGTCGAGGTCGGCGCGTACTTCGACCTGGACCGGGGCCTGGTCGACCGGACGATCTTCAGCGACAGCGGCCTCTACCGTCAGGAGCTGCGCCGTGTGTTCGCCCCGAGTTGGCTGTTCCTCGCGCACGAGAGCCAGTTCACCAAGCCGGGTGACTTCTTCACCACGTACATGGGTGAGGACCCCGTCATCGTCACCCTGGGCCGCGACCGCAGGCTGCGGGCCTTCCTCAACGCCTGCCGGCACCGCGGCATGCGGGTCTGCCGCGCGGATGCCGGGGCGACGAAGGCGTTCACGTGCAGCTACCACGGCTGGTCGTACGACACCTCCGGCAAGCTGGTCAACGTACCCAACGGCGAGGACTATCCGGCCCACTTCGACCAGGACCGGTGGGGACTGATCGAGGTCGCCCAGCTCGACACGTACAAGGGACTCGTCTTCGCGACCTGGAACCCCGACGCCCCGCCGCTCGTCGAGGCGCTGGGCGGGATGACCTGGTACATGGACGCCATGCTGGAGCGCGATCCGGAGGGCACCGAGGTCGTCGGCGGGGTGCACAAGTGGGTGCTGGAGGGCAACTGGAAGCTGGCCGCCGAGCAGTTCGCCTCCGACTGGTACCACGTCAACATCTCGCACGCCTCGGCGCTGATGGTGATGTCGCCCTCCGGAAAGGGACCCAAGACGGAGATCGTGCAGACCCCGGGACGGCAGTACACCGATCCGCTCGGTCACGGCGCCGGCTTCCCCACCCATCCCAAGAGCCGTTTCGACGACCGCATCGTGCACGGCTACTACGACTACGAGGCCCTGCGCGAGCGGCTGGGTGACGCCCGTGTCGAGGGGCCGATGACCACCGGTCACGCCACGGTCTTCCCCAACTTCTCCTATCTGCCGGTCAACGGCTCCATCCGCGTCTGGCACCCCAAGGGCCCGGACAGGATGGAGGTCTGGGCCTGGACGATCGTCGACACGTCGATGCCGGACGAGGTCAAGGACGCCCAACGCCTCTACAACCTGCGCACGTTCGGGCCGACCGGCATCTTCGAGCAGGACGACGGCGAGAACTGGAGCGAGTGCCAGGCCACCGCCCACGGCTTCGTGGCCGGCTCCATGACCCTCAACTACCAGATGGGCCTGGGACTTCAGACCGAGGACGGCATCCATCCCGGCACCACCGGCCGCCTCTACAGCGACGGTGCCGCGCGCGGCTTCTACGCCCGCTGGCGCGACCTGATGAACACGCCCGCCTGGCACGAGAACGTCACGGACAAGGACACTCCATGA
- a CDS encoding bifunctional 3-phenylpropionate/cinnamic acid dioxygenase ferredoxin subunit yields MSTTSTGIRVAEVGDIEEGEALKVPAETTGHTDAIAVFHDAGAYYALDDTCSHGQASLSDGWIEDGEVECPLHSARFCLKSGKPQCMPATVAARTHRLEVRDGGIWLHPGQETGA; encoded by the coding sequence ATGAGCACCACCAGCACCGGTATCCGCGTCGCCGAGGTGGGCGACATCGAGGAGGGCGAGGCGCTGAAGGTGCCCGCCGAGACCACCGGCCACACCGACGCCATCGCCGTCTTCCACGATGCCGGCGCCTACTACGCCCTCGACGACACCTGCTCCCACGGCCAGGCCTCCCTCTCCGACGGCTGGATCGAGGACGGCGAGGTCGAGTGCCCGCTGCACAGCGCCCGCTTCTGCCTGAAGTCCGGCAAGCCGCAGTGCATGCCCGCCACCGTCGCGGCGCGCACCCACCGCCTCGAGGTCCGCGACGGCGGCATCTGGCTGCACCCCGGCCAGGAGACCGGCGCATGA